The stretch of DNA TCAATTTTTCTAATTTTTGTCTAATCAATTGGCTATTACAACTCTTCAATTGTCACTAACCCGCCCTCAGTAAACTGCACTACAAGTTCATGTGCCTCCAGCAAGGCTGTTCCCAGTAATGGTCGCCTTCCTGTAGCAATTACATAAACTTCCCTCTCTTCCCCATTCCAGATAACAACTGCTTCATGGACTGGCAATAAAACCTGGCTATTGTCTGCTAAGTTTGCCGGGAGATCGTATATGAAAGGGAACCTCAATAATGAAACTGCTTCTGGGGGCAAACAAAGATGTCCAGTAAATCCTGTATCGATGACAAATTCAATCGGTATAGTTGAGCCATTGTAGAGCAAAAACGTCAACGTTACGGTTGCGTGTCTATCAGTCACGATACCAGAAATCACTTGTAAACACGCTCCATAACTCCACCGAATGACACCGCTACATTGTATCCAATGCGGATGCCGAAGAGACGAGCATTTGGATGTTTTTCGCTGAGTTTGCGGGCTGCTTTTAACCCAGTTTCATCAATTTCGTAGTCTCCTGATTCAAAGTCGATGATGACCATTTTGCCGATGTTTTCATCCACTTCCACTTGTTGACGGATGCTATTTTCGTACAATTGTTTTGCACGTTTCGCCACTTCTTCACGGCTGAGGAGGATTGTTTGCATAAGGTAAGTTCCGATCGCTACAGTAATTTTTACGAACTATTTTATCATATCTTACGGCTAACCAGAGTGGATATTGCGTACCTTATGAGTTTCGTAGCGACTGTCTTAAAATTCAAGCAAGCGATCGCACTTTTTTTGTATTGCTTAAAACACTGGTGGCTAGCTCGCTCTCAGGTAAGCTATAATTATGCAGAGTTTCTGGAGTCTGACAATGAAAACCTATAGCTTTGATGCCGTTTTGGAATTAGTGGAAGAAATGTCGGATGAAGAACAGATGGTTCTAATCGATTTGATCGGGCAACGACTAAAGGAAAAACGGAGAGATGAGATCGCTCTCAATATTGTTAGTGCTGAAGAAGAGTATTTGAATGGACAAGTATTCCGAGGCACAGTAAATGATATAATGGCGGAATTAAAACGATGAGAACTCTTGTCTTAACGTCTTCTTTCAAACGAGGTTTCAAATCGTTAATTCGCCAACAACCTGAAATGGAGGAAAAAATAGCTGCGCGATTAGAACTATTAGTAAACGATCCATTTCATCCGTCACTTAAGACTCATAAGCTGAAAGGTAAGCTATCTGGTGCATGGGCTTGTACTGTAGAGTACGACTGTCGAATAGTATTCAATTTCAAGAAATATTCAGATTCAGATGTTGAAGAAATCCTTTTAATTGATATTGGTAGCCATGACGAAGTTTATTGAGTTCATTATTTAAACAAAGGACGTAACTTTCTCCTCATTGAGGAGAATATAGAATTACTCTAAATCAATAAGCGATCGCTCTTTTTTTTGGGTAGGGGTGCGATCGCTCTCCTTCCAATCATCACATTGTTATGCTGGAAATAGATAAGATTGTGATTGGAAATAGATGTTGGGTTTCCTTGGTTTAAACTAAGCTAAAAGGAAGGGAGATCGCACTAATGGCTATTACAACTCTTCAATTGTTACCAGACCGCCTTCAGTGAACTGTACTACAAGTTCATGTTCCTCTAGCAACGCAGTTCCCAGTAAAGGTCTTCGCCCTGTCGCAAGTACCCGAACTTCTCTTTCTTCTCCATTCCATATCACAACTGCTTCATGGACTGGCAATAAAACCTCGCTGTTGTCTGCTAAGTTTGCGGGGAGATCGTATATGAAAGGGAACCTCAATAATGAAACCGCTTCTGGGGGCAAGCAAAGATGTCCAGTAAATCCTGTATCGATGACAAATTCGATCGGTATAGTTGAGCCGTTGGGGACGATAAATGTCAATGTGACGGTTGCGTGTCTATCAGTCACGATGCCAGAAATCACTTGTAAACACGCTCCATAACACCACCGAATGATACAGCTACATTGTATCCAATGCGAATGCCAAAAAGACGAGCATTTGGATGTTTTTTGCTAAGTTTGCGTGCTGCTTTTAAGCCAGTTTCATCTACTTCGTAGTCTCCTGATTCAAAGTCGATGATGACCATTTTGCCGATGTTCTCATCCACTTCCACTTGTTGACGGATGCTATTTTCGTACAATTGTTTTGCACGTTTCGCCACTTCTTCACGGCTGAGAAGGATTGTTTGCATAAGGTAAGTTCCGATCGCGACAGTGATTTTTACGAACTATTTTATCATATCTAACGGCTAAACAGGGTGGATATTGCTTACCTTATGAGTTTCGTAGCGGCTGACTTAAAATTCAAGCAAGCGATCGAGTCCCACGCACGGAAGAAAACATTGTAAACATCTTTGCTTTGCGGTATAATAAAAAAACTTATCCAGCGCAGTATTTAATTATGTCCGCTAAAGATATCTTTCACAATACAGTGCGATCGGCTTTGGAGAAAGATGGATGGACAATTACCAATGAGCCACTTTTTTTACAACCCAGTCAGGAAGTTACAATGAAGGTGGATTTGGGAGCGCAAAAGTTATTGTCGGCAGAAAAGGGGAATCAAAAAATAGCTGTAGAAGTAAAAAGTTTTATTGGTCTATCGGCAATCTCGGAATTTCATACGGCTGTCGGTCAATTTCTGAACTATCAGGTAGCGCTAGATAAACTGGAACCAGAACGGATACTATATTTAGCTATACCAACAGATATTTATCAAGATTTTTTTAATGATTCATTTGTGCAAGAAGTGATTCAACGATATCAAATTAAGTTGCTGGTCTTTCATGTTCGGAAACAGGAGATAGTGCTATGGAAAAATTAGATTATCGTCAATTAGTTAAAAAAGTCATAGAGAAACACGCAAGCGAGCAATCGAAAGCAGATGCAAATAAGGCTTACATTGTTTTTGATACGGAACGCGATCGCTATTTGTTACTTTATGTGGGATGGCGAGATGAAGAACGACAGCATGGGTGTCCAATTCATGTCGATATTCAAGATGGCAAAATTTGGATTCAGCGAGATTTTACGGAAGAAGGAATTGCTAATGAATTGGCAGAAATGGGTGTCCCAAAAACAGATATTGTCTTGGGATTTCGCTCGCCTTATGTTCGACAATTCACGGAGTTTGCTGTGAGGTAATTTGAATGAGGTATTGGGTGAAAATAGCGATCGCACTACCAAAAAAAAGTGCGATCGCTCTCCTGCCAATCATCGCATTCTTATACTGGAAATAGATAAGATTGTGAGGGGAAAAAGAGGTTGGGTTTACTTGCGTTAAACTAAGCTACAAGGAAAGGCGATCGTACTCAGTTAACTTAAGGAAGCAAAAGTTATTCCCTTACTTCTGAACCAATCTAAATAAGAACTCATCTGTATCTTGGCAATTCCATGTCAATAGGGGCTGTCTATTTCTTTGCCAATCATCGGAGTTACTACCTTGCACATGAATACATTTTCCATGAAAAGTTTTCATTTTGTAATATCCAGAACCAGCTGGTTCAAACTTAAAGAGGAACTCATCTGTATCTTGGCAACTCCACGTCCATAAAGGCTGTCTGTCTTGTGTCCACTCCTCTGAACTGCTACCTTTCACATGAATACATTTTCCGTGGAAAGTTCTCAATTTGTAGTAGCCATTCCGAGCGGGTATAAGCGAGAATAGGAACTCATCTGTATTTTGGCAATCCCATGTCCATAAAGGCTGTCTGTCTTGCCTCCACTCCTGTGAGCTACTACCTTTCACATGAATACATTTTCCGTGAAAAGTTTCTAAACTTATACGTCTTAAGGCTTGACTGTTAGCATCAGAAGTGATGCCTAAAGTACCGATTGTAAAGCAGCTAAGTAAAATAGCCAGCTTTGTGCCAATACAAACTGATTTCATACGCATCCTTTTTATTCAGCAACTAAATTGAGCAGTAATGAATAATCGAAAGGGAGCCGCCTAACTTGTAATTAGACTGTAAATGTAGTCCGACACACTCTTACAGGGGATAAAACAGCAAGCGTTTAATCCTTAAGTTTATCCTTTAATACTTCTTCCAGTATCTTGAACAAATCAAATGTTTGTCCAGCTAAAAAATGTTCAATTTTGCTGGCAATTTTGTCTGCCACTCAAACTCGGTGATTAAAAAATGTTGGTAAATGCCAGAAAATGTTGGAAAAAGTTAGGTATAATACGGAAAATGACGACATCTACGATGCTGCATGAATCTTAAGGAAGTGTTGAAAATGGCTGACGATCTGGTGTTTGCCAAAACGGGTCAGCATCTTGATGACTTGCAAGAGGCAATTCTACGGGGAACTATGCAAGGTGAGAAATACACGAAAATTGCCGAGGAGAGTCACTGTAATGAGAGTTATGTCAGGGATGTTGGCTCAAAGTTATGGCAAATACTTTCAGAAGAATTAGGGGAAGATATTCATAAATCGAATTTTCGATCGGCAATGAAGAGGTATCAAGTCTCTAATTCTTCAAACTTTGCACAAGACGTTGTAGCCATAGGTAATTTTAACCTCTGTGCAGAAGCTAGACACCCGCCAGATATACCAAACTCATACACACATAATCAGGAAACAGCTAACTCGAAACAAACTAAAGCATCGCATCACGATTTAAGCGAAATGCCGGATTTGGGTGCTTTTTACGATCGCACTCTCGAACTCGACACCCTCAAAACCTGGATTTTGCAACAACGCAGTCGTTTAATCGCACTTACTGGTATCTGCGGTATCGGCAAAACTGCATTAGCAGCGCAACTCGTTCAACAGATAAAAGATGAATTTGAGTATGTAATTTGGTGCAGTCTCGACGCATCGCCTACTTTAGCTGAATTTGAAGCTAAATTGATAGATTTTTTCTCCCAGTCAGAAAAGCAAGATTCACCTGCAACTAACCAGAAGTTATTACCGCTAATTAAGTATTTGCAAAAGCATCGTTGTTTAGTAGTATTAGATAATATTCATAACCTTTTTATTCGCGGTGAATTAGCAGGCAAATATAAACTTGGATACGAAGAATATCGCTCTTTTTTCAAACAGATAGAAACATTATCTCATCAAACTTGCTTGATGTTAATAGGTTGGGAACAACCGCGAGAATTTCCTCAAGTTAAAAGCCAAAATAATTTTATTCGTACTTTACAACTCAAAGGTTTAGATATCGCAGCAGGACGGGAAATACTGAGAGAATATGGTTTAGAAGAATGCGAAGCACTGATTCACCGCTACCAAGGCAATCCGTTGTGGTTAAAAAGCGTCGCCAATTTGATGCAAGAGTTGGGGGGATGCGTAACTGAGTTATTACCAAATGATACTATATTGTTGCCCGAAGATTTGAAAGATGTTTTAGAGCAGCAGTTGAGCCGCCTATCGGAAATCGAAAAACAATTTCTTTCTTTGTTGGCGAAAGAAAGCGATGGAGTGACCTTGGCAAAATTGTTAGAAAATGGCAGCATTCCACCGTCAGATTTATTAAACGCACTGCAATCTTTATCGCGGCGCTGTTTGATAGAACAACAAGGAAGTTTTTATACTCTACCACCTGTGCTGAGGCAGTATATCAATGGTTTCAACTAAAATATTCCACAAATTAATTTTGAAATAGCCCTTACTTTTTATAAAACAAATCTATAAGTAATCGATTTCCAGAGAGCGATCGCTCTGTGCTATCATAAAAAATATCAAACTTATTTACCCCTTTTTATATGACAACAATAGCTCCAGTAACAACACTCTCCAAACTTGTTGATTACTTCATCTGGTTTGCTAATGACGTAGGCTCCTATCTCAGCAACCAAAAGCTACAAAAACTCTTGTACTATGCCCAAGCATGGTATCTGGCATTTGAAGATAAACCCCTTTTTGAGGAGGATTTTGAAGCTTGGGTGCATGGGCCGACTATCCCGGCTTTATTTTACGAATACAAAGAACAATTTGGTTTTAAACCAATTCTGAAAGAAGTGGAAAAACCAGAGTTTCCAGAAGATGTACAAAAGTTTTTAGACGACTTGTTTGACGATTATTTCTTTCGAGACGCTTATGAGTTAGAATTGATGGTGCGTCGCGAAGATCCTTGGATTAAGGCTAGAGGTGGGTTGCCAAAAGATGAACCTTCTCATGTTATTATTACTAAGGAATTAATGAGAGATTTTTACAAAAACCGTGTCATCGAAGAAGAAGAATAAAAAAAGACAAGACACAGAACTCCGCAGTCAGCCATCTTCAGCCGGAAGAGATGTCGCCGAGATAAAAATACCGGAAGGAATTAGTTTTTCTTTCAGGTATTATCAGCAGGATAAAAATAAATTTTCAATTAGCGATCGAGATGCTAAGTATCTGGCATCTCTCTTGAGAAGGCTGCGCGATTTATCACAGTTAAAGGCTGAAGAAGTTATTAACAATCAAAGTAAAAGTCTGCGCTGTCATATCATAAACTGGCAAGATACAACCGAGCCTAATGGCTTCGGTATTCCTAATGAAGACCAGCTAGTAAATATACCCTACCAGTTTCAAATATCTGCGAATGAATATGGCAGAGTACATGGATTTTTTAGCGAAAATGTTTTTTATATTGTCTGGCTAGACCCAGACCACAATCTTTATAGTTGAAATTATTAAAATAAGCTGTGGCAAAAATGCGATCGCACCATTCAAAAAATAGCTTAAAAATAACTAAAAGTTTATTCATCTAACTCACTCGGTTCGCCAGGGTAAAATTGCTCATCCAGAATCTCAATTAAAGTATACGCACACTCGGACGGAAAAGTTGACTTTGGTAAGTCAGTTTCTCCCATTGCTAAATCTCTGCCATCCTCATAAGCTTCCGGCAATATTTCTTCCAGGTAAGGCTTTAAGCTGGGGTTATCTTTTAATAACCGTAACGTATCGCGACGTTGCACCCGAATTGTTGCCAGCCAACTGCGACTGCGGCGTTGTGCTTGGTACTCCCATTTCAGCAAATGTGCAATTAATACGCTCAAGCGATTTCGCAGTTCTTGCCGTTCTTTTCTACCCAAAGATTCAATCTCCTCGATTAAATTTAACAAATCTAGTTGATGCCATTGCTGATTGCGAAGTAGCAATGCTTGTTCTTGCGTCCAACTATAGAAATCGGTTTCGTATAGTTTGGGTGTAGATATTGCTGTTTTTGGATTAGTTGGTGAACCGTGCATTTAAATTATTTCACCTCAATATTTCCATTGTATGACCTTTCTACGCTATCTTAGTGCAATAACAGATCGCACCAGCTTATGTCAGACTCACCATCTTTACGAGATCGCTACTTTTCCCTGATCGATGAAATTGTGCAAACTACCCTCAAGGGCAAAATTCGATCGAAACAGCAGGTTTATCAAATGCTGGCGCAAGGTGTCAGTGCGGGTACGGGGGAAATTTTCGAGCAAGCTTTGAGCGATCGCATCAGCGCCACCCAATCGGAAATCGACAATAATAAGGATGAACTCAAGCAAGCCAAAGCAACCCGCAGCTTGAGAGCGATGCAAACTATTCAGGCAGAATGGGAACGATATCAGAGGGAAAATCGAGTTTCCAGTGTGATTGCAGCAGCTACGAATGCGATCGCCAACGCGGAAACTAACAACAGATTGCAAGCTTTGTTGCAGGCGATCGACCCCAATCAAGCTCAGGCGTTAAACTTAGACCAAATCCAGCAGTTAGCAAAAGCTCTGTTACAACAAGCTCAAACAATTTCTGAACCCGATACAACGCGAGAACTTCAACAATTATCAGAAGGCTTAACAGAAGGTTTGCAATCTTGGCAAAGATTGCAAGAACATCTTGTTAGTTGGATTTATGACCAAAGTCGTCCAATGCTGGGATTTGAAGGCGCACCGGAACAGCGTGGGCCTTGGGCGCTATGGGCTTCTCAAGTAAATAGTCCGTTTCCCAAAGCGCTATTTCAAACTTTAGCACTTAATCATTCTATTACAGAATTGGCAGCAAAGCAACACCTAGAATTAAATGAATTTGTCCAACTTGCTGTGATTTTACAGTGCTTGCAAAGAGGATTAGTAAATTGGTTTGACAAATTAATTTACGATCCTAAAGTTGGAGCAAAACTGTCGATTTCCACATTCTTGACTTTTGCCGTAATTTGGTCGCTGTTAGCTAATGGTTTTCAATCAAATTCTCGCGATCGCCTAACTAACGGCTGTTTTCAAATCACCCTACAAATTCTCCGCGCTTTCGCTCAACAAAAATACTTTCCCCTTTACGGCGGTATCTTTGCTTCCTTCAGCGGCGACTTTCTTCGCTCTGCCCTCAATTACCTGGACGAACCGCTGCGAAGAGTTGAAGGCACTCAAGAAAAAGCTCGTATTTTAACATTAATTGGCTATTCAATAGCTGCCGTCGGACAATATCAACAAGCGCATAATTTTCATCAACAAGCTTTAGAAATAGCCCGCACTGCGGCAGATGTTCCTTGTGAAATTGCCAATCTCAATCACATCAGCCGCATCTGCGTTGCTCAGAAAAATTATACAGAAGCCATCAATTACAGTCAACGGGCATTAATATTAAGTCGTCAAACGGGAGAGCGGATTGGAGAAGCCAACGCCTTAGCAAATTTGGGTTACAGCGAAGTGCTGCAAGCGCAACAATTGGAAAGGGTAGAACCGGAAGTTTACGAAATGGCTATTAATTATCTGCAACAAGGATTGCAGTTATCGGAACGATTGGGAGATAGCTACGGAACAGAATCTGTGTTGCAGCAAAGTAAGGCTCTTTGTGGCAGCAGTCTCGGCATTGCCTATATTATTTTATCTCAACCGCAAGCGGCCATTCCCTATTTAGAAACTGGATGGCAAGCTGCCCAAATGTCGGGAGATTTGTATCTTCAGGGGTTAAATTTAAGTTATTTGGCTGAAGCTAATTACAATTTACAACAAATAGAAAAAGCGATCTTGATGGGTAGTTTAGGGATGTATCTTTTGGAACAGATAAATTCTCCGCAGTGGCGTCAAGCGGCTGGATTAATGACGATTTTGCGAGGACAGATAGGAACGGAAGCTTTTGAGAATGCACTGAAGCAATATCGCGCTCAGATTATTCCCATCATTGGGGTAGATGGGTACGATTACATTCCGCAATTGCTGGTAAAATATCAGAATGGGTAATTGGTTATCGGTCGAGCGCTTAAAAACCAATGACCGATAACTAATAGACATCTCCAAAAATTCTTGTGGGGTAGGCATCTTGCCTGCCTTTTGAGATTCTTTTGGAGGCGATGACTAATGATTAATAATTAACCACCAATGAGCAATGACCAATGACCACTTAGCTGATGCGATCGCATCCTTCCAGCAGGCGATAAACTTAAATCCCCATAATGCCGAAGCTTACAATAATTTGGGTAATGCACTGGCAGATGAAGGTAATTTAGCAGAAGCGATCGCATCTTACCAGCAAGCTGTAACCTTAAACCCCAAATATATCGAAGCGCACTACAATCTGGCAAATCTTTATAATATTATCGATAAGTTAGAAGAGGCGATCGCATCTTATCAGCAGGTGATTTCCTTAAATCCCGACGATGCAAACGCGCACTACAACTTAGGCGTTGCGCTTGGGAAACAAGGGAAGTTAGAAGAGGCGATCGCATCTTACCAAAAAGCGATTGTCTTAAATCCGAAAGATGCCGAAGCGTATAACAATCTGGGTAACGCGCTTCAGGAACAGGGAAATTTAGAAGAGGCGATCGCATCTTACCAAAAAGCTATTAACTTAAATCCCAATTACGCCGAAGCATACAATAATTTGGGTTATGCTTTCCAAGAACAGGAAAAATTAGAAGAGGCGATTTCTTACTACCAAAAAGCGCTTACCTTAAATCCCAACAATGCTGAAGTACACAACAACCTGGGTAACGCATTTGAGGAACAAGGAAAATTAGAAGACGCGATCGCATATTACCAGCAAGCACTTGCCCTCAATCCCAACTATCCAAATGCCTACAACAACCTGGGCAAAGTATTTATAATTCAGGGTAAGATAGCAGAAGCTCAAATCCTCCTGCGTCAAGCTTTAACTCTTAAGCCCAACTTTCCAGAAGCTCATGAAAACTTGGGTGTAACTTTACTATATACTGGCGACTTCAAAAACGGATTTGCCGAAACAGAGTGGCGCTGGCAAATAAAAGAATTCATCCGCCTCCATTTACCCCAATCCCTCCTCTGGGATGGATCTGATTTGCAAGGACGAAAAATTTTGCTTGTTTGCGAACAAGGATTTGGTGACGGTATTCAGTTTATCCGCTACGCTCCCCTTGTGGCACAACGCGGCGGGCGTGTCATTGTCATGTGTTACGAATCGCAGCGACGATTGTTTAACACCGTCGCTGGTATCGAACAGTTAGTAACTATGGGGACGCAAGTTGAGTTTGACGTTCATGCCCCGTTTATGAGTTTACCCCATATTTTGGGTACTACTTTAGAAACAATTCCCGCCCAAATTCCCTACCTTTTACCTCCTCAACCATATCCTTTTACACTCGAAGTACCGCCCGGAATGCTACTAAAAGTAGGAATAGTTTGGGCAGGGAATGCCGCTAATAAAAACGATCGCTACCGTTCTTGTTCATTGAGCAATTTCTTATCTATATTAAATATTCCACAAATTGCCTTTTACAGTTTGCAAAAAGGTGCAAAAACTGCCGAATTGTCCGAATTAGGCATAGGGGAAAAAGTACAGGATTTAAGCGAAAAATTCCATGATTTTGCAGATACCGCCGCTGCTGTAGCGCAACTAGATCTGGTTATCAGTGTAGATACGTCGGTAGCGCATTTGGCAGGAGCGTTGGGAAAACCATTATGGCTGGTGCTGGCAAAAGTACCTGACTGGCGATGGATGCTCGATCGCGAAGATACCCCCTGGTATCCCACTATGCGCCTGTTCCGCCAGTTGCGATCGGGAGATTGGGCAGAAGTATTTGAACGAGTAGCTGTGGCGTTAGAAAACGCGATCGCAAAATCCCAGTCAAGTGCAATTACCGACAAACTCACTCAAGACAAACTCACACAGACAATTAGCTACGAGGAAAAAACTCTACTTCCTGTCGATGGTTTCAACCGTTTAAAGAAATGCCGTCACGGCGTTTTTCTTTACAACATAAATGATACCTATATTGGCAGGTCTCTAGACCTCTATGGCGAGTACTGCGAAGGTGAAATCGTTCTATTTAAACAATTCGTACAGCCCGGAAATTTGGTATTAGATATAGGGGCAAATATTGGGGTTCATACTGTATTTTTTGCCGAAGCTGTTGGGGCGCAGGGAACAGTGATGGCTTTTGAACCGCAACGCATTATTTTTCAAAATCTCTGCGCCAACTTAGCGCTTAATAGCATAACTAATACTTACTGTTACAATGTCGCTCTTGGCGATGCGATCGGCTCCGTCAAAGTGCCTGTACTCGATTATAACAGAGCGAATAATTTTGGCGGTATAGAGCTTGGCAGTCATATTGAAGGCGAGTTAGTTCAGGTGATAACTGTAGACAGCTTAAACTTGCCCTACTGTCGCCTGATTAAGTTAGACGTTGAAGGGATGGAATTGCAAGTTTTGCAAGGAGCGGTCAACACTATTAATAGGTTAAAGCCCATTCTCTATGTGGAGAACGATCGCTTAGAAAAAGCACTTTCTTTGCTCTCATATCTTCATTCTTTGGGCTACAAAATGTATTGGCATATAACTCCTTTATATAACCCAAACAACTATTTCCAAAATGCTGAAAACATTTTTGGTGACATTGTTTCCATGAATATATTGTGTTTGCATAGCAGTTCTAGTCTTACTGTCAGCGGACTTCAACCAGTGGAAATTCCCAACTAGAACTTCAGACGCATTTAAGCAAAGGCGATTTCTGAGCGCACTGCCGCACAGGAATCTCAATGATGAACTCTGTTCCTTGTCCGAGAGCGGAAACACATTTTAGAACGCCACTATGTTTTTGCACCACAATTTGGTAGCTAATAGATAACCCCAATCCTGTGCCAGAACCAATAGGTTTAGTAGTAAAAAAAGGGTCAAACAACCTACGGCATACCTCTTCTGTCATGCCGGGGCCGTTGTCAGAAATCCGAATCGACACTCGCTCAGGGTCAATCAATTTTGTATGAATGTGAATCGTGCTGGGATTCTCGATAACATCGGCCACAGATCGATGATAATCGTATTCCTTGAGAGCATCAAGGGCGTTGGCAATGATATTCATAAATACTTGGTTGAGTTGCCCAGCATAACACTCGACGAGCGGTAAGTCTCCGTACTCTTTGATCAGCTTAAGACTGGTATTGCCTACCATCTCCCTGATGCGACTCTCCAAAATCATAAGGGTATTCTCAATTCCCTCATGAATGTTGACTGGTTTCTTGTCTGCTTCATCCAAGCGAGAAAACTTACGAAGCGACAGGACAATTTCGCGGATACGTTCCGATCCAATCTTCATCGAAGCCAGCAATTTGGGCAGGTCTTCCATCAAAAACTCTAGCTCAATTTCCTCAATCTGCTCCTGAATTTCCTCTACTGGCGACGGATAGTGCTTAGCATATAAACTGAGGAGATAGAGTAGATCTTGAGTATAGTTTTTGGCGTGTTCGAGATTGCCGTAAATGAAGCTGACGGGATTGTTAATTTCGTGAGCGACACCAGCCACAAGCTGACCGAGACTGGACATTTTTTCGCTCTGAATAAGTTGAGTCTGAGTCTGTTGCAGTTCGCGAAAGGCTTGTTCTAGCTGTTGAGCTTGAGTTCGCAGTTGTGCTTCTGATTGCTGCAATGCCGCCTCTGTTGAACGACGCTCTTGAATCTCCTGTTTCAGCTGTTGATTAGTTTCGGAAAGTTCAGCAGTCCGTTCCTCCACCCGTCTTTCTAATTCAACTGTGAAGTTTAAAAGCATTTCCTCTGCTAAGACACGGTGTTCGATCTCCTGTTGCAGACGCACATTTTGGTCTTGGAGTTTTTTAGTCAAGTTCCGAATGTTTAGGTGAGTTCTAACACGAGCTAATACCTCTTCATGTTGAAACGGCTTGGTAATGTAATCTACTGCACCGAGATTCAATCCTTGGACTTTATCGATCGTCTCGGTAAGGGCTGTCATAAAAATTATGGGAATGTCTCTTGTTGATTCGTTATTTTTCAGGCGACGGCAAGTTTCAAATCCATCTATTCCCGGCATTAGCACATCCAAGAGAATCAGATCCGGCAGCGCATATTCAACCTTTTGGATAGCACTTTCACCATCTTGCGCCACTAACACTTTAAAGTTGGACTTTGCCAACAAATCGAAAAGCACTCCTAAATTAGTAGGGGTGTCATCTACTATTAAAATAATATTATTTTCATTTTTTATTTCCATTATTTAGTACCTTTTTTGTCCAAATTCCTAAAATTATTTGA from Aerosakkonema funiforme FACHB-1375 encodes:
- a CDS encoding tetratricopeptide repeat protein, translating into MSDSPSLRDRYFSLIDEIVQTTLKGKIRSKQQVYQMLAQGVSAGTGEIFEQALSDRISATQSEIDNNKDELKQAKATRSLRAMQTIQAEWERYQRENRVSSVIAAATNAIANAETNNRLQALLQAIDPNQAQALNLDQIQQLAKALLQQAQTISEPDTTRELQQLSEGLTEGLQSWQRLQEHLVSWIYDQSRPMLGFEGAPEQRGPWALWASQVNSPFPKALFQTLALNHSITELAAKQHLELNEFVQLAVILQCLQRGLVNWFDKLIYDPKVGAKLSISTFLTFAVIWSLLANGFQSNSRDRLTNGCFQITLQILRAFAQQKYFPLYGGIFASFSGDFLRSALNYLDEPLRRVEGTQEKARILTLIGYSIAAVGQYQQAHNFHQQALEIARTAADVPCEIANLNHISRICVAQKNYTEAINYSQRALILSRQTGERIGEANALANLGYSEVLQAQQLERVEPEVYEMAINYLQQGLQLSERLGDSYGTESVLQQSKALCGSSLGIAYIILSQPQAAIPYLETGWQAAQMSGDLYLQGLNLSYLAEANYNLQQIEKAILMGSLGMYLLEQINSPQWRQAAGLMTILRGQIGTEAFENALKQYRAQIIPIIGVDGYDYIPQLLVKYQNG
- a CDS encoding FkbM family methyltransferase; translated protein: MTNDHLADAIASFQQAINLNPHNAEAYNNLGNALADEGNLAEAIASYQQAVTLNPKYIEAHYNLANLYNIIDKLEEAIASYQQVISLNPDDANAHYNLGVALGKQGKLEEAIASYQKAIVLNPKDAEAYNNLGNALQEQGNLEEAIASYQKAINLNPNYAEAYNNLGYAFQEQEKLEEAISYYQKALTLNPNNAEVHNNLGNAFEEQGKLEDAIAYYQQALALNPNYPNAYNNLGKVFIIQGKIAEAQILLRQALTLKPNFPEAHENLGVTLLYTGDFKNGFAETEWRWQIKEFIRLHLPQSLLWDGSDLQGRKILLVCEQGFGDGIQFIRYAPLVAQRGGRVIVMCYESQRRLFNTVAGIEQLVTMGTQVEFDVHAPFMSLPHILGTTLETIPAQIPYLLPPQPYPFTLEVPPGMLLKVGIVWAGNAANKNDRYRSCSLSNFLSILNIPQIAFYSLQKGAKTAELSELGIGEKVQDLSEKFHDFADTAAAVAQLDLVISVDTSVAHLAGALGKPLWLVLAKVPDWRWMLDREDTPWYPTMRLFRQLRSGDWAEVFERVAVALENAIAKSQSSAITDKLTQDKLTQTISYEEKTLLPVDGFNRLKKCRHGVFLYNINDTYIGRSLDLYGEYCEGEIVLFKQFVQPGNLVLDIGANIGVHTVFFAEAVGAQGTVMAFEPQRIIFQNLCANLALNSITNTYCYNVALGDAIGSVKVPVLDYNRANNFGGIELGSHIEGELVQVITVDSLNLPYCRLIKLDVEGMELQVLQGAVNTINRLKPILYVENDRLEKALSLLSYLHSLGYKMYWHITPLYNPNNYFQNAENIFGDIVSMNILCLHSSSSLTVSGLQPVEIPN
- a CDS encoding hybrid sensor histidine kinase/response regulator, with the protein product MEIKNENNIILIVDDTPTNLGVLFDLLAKSNFKVLVAQDGESAIQKVEYALPDLILLDVLMPGIDGFETCRRLKNNESTRDIPIIFMTALTETIDKVQGLNLGAVDYITKPFQHEEVLARVRTHLNIRNLTKKLQDQNVRLQQEIEHRVLAEEMLLNFTVELERRVEERTAELSETNQQLKQEIQERRSTEAALQQSEAQLRTQAQQLEQAFRELQQTQTQLIQSEKMSSLGQLVAGVAHEINNPVSFIYGNLEHAKNYTQDLLYLLSLYAKHYPSPVEEIQEQIEEIELEFLMEDLPKLLASMKIGSERIREIVLSLRKFSRLDEADKKPVNIHEGIENTLMILESRIREMVGNTSLKLIKEYGDLPLVECYAGQLNQVFMNIIANALDALKEYDYHRSVADVIENPSTIHIHTKLIDPERVSIRISDNGPGMTEEVCRRLFDPFFTTKPIGSGTGLGLSISYQIVVQKHSGVLKCVSALGQGTEFIIEIPVRQCAQKSPLLKCV